One genomic segment of Alicycliphilus denitrificans K601 includes these proteins:
- a CDS encoding sulfite exporter TauE/SafE family protein, translating into MPDFAFILAGFAVGLIVGLTGVGGGSLMTPVLIFVFGVKPNLAVGTDLLFAAFTKLGGTLGLARQRLVPWRVVAQLCAGSIPAALLALWALRHLGPDSAAAQRLMTTTLGAALLLTAAATFYKVLVFSPERAAAEAARRRAQSADATRPRHWSLPVLLGAVIGMLVTFTSVGAGAIGVSVLLLVFPHLPLPRIIAADIAYAVPLTLVAGLGHASLGSVNWPLLGLLLAGSLPGIWLGSRLVARTPERLIRSVLSVLLAWAGAKLVLI; encoded by the coding sequence ATGCCCGATTTCGCGTTCATCCTCGCTGGTTTCGCCGTCGGCCTCATCGTGGGCCTGACCGGCGTGGGCGGCGGCTCGCTGATGACGCCGGTGCTGATCTTCGTCTTCGGCGTCAAGCCCAACCTGGCCGTGGGCACGGACCTGCTGTTCGCCGCCTTCACCAAGCTGGGCGGCACGCTCGGCCTGGCACGCCAGCGCCTGGTGCCCTGGCGCGTGGTGGCCCAGCTGTGCGCGGGCAGCATCCCCGCCGCCCTGCTGGCGCTGTGGGCGCTGCGCCACCTGGGGCCGGACAGCGCCGCCGCCCAGCGCCTCATGACCACCACGCTGGGCGCGGCCCTGCTGCTCACGGCGGCCGCCACCTTCTACAAGGTGCTGGTGTTCTCGCCCGAGCGCGCCGCCGCCGAGGCGGCACGCCGCCGCGCCCAGTCCGCCGACGCCACCCGGCCTCGCCACTGGAGCCTGCCGGTGCTGCTGGGCGCGGTGATCGGCATGCTGGTCACCTTCACCTCGGTGGGCGCGGGCGCCATCGGCGTGTCGGTGCTGCTGCTGGTGTTCCCGCACCTGCCGCTGCCGCGCATCATCGCCGCCGACATCGCCTACGCCGTGCCGCTGACGCTGGTGGCGGGGCTGGGCCATGCCTCGCTGGGCTCGGTGAACTGGCCGCTCCTGGGCCTGCTGCTCGCCGGCTCGCTGCCGGGCATATGGCTGGGCTCGCGCCTGGTCGCGCGCACGCCCGAGCGCCTGATCCGTTCCGTCCTGTCCGTGCTGCTGGCCTGGGCCGGGGCCAAGCTGGTTTTGATCTGA
- a CDS encoding AMP-binding protein, whose protein sequence is MNLLDFFDAGVASHPDAPCFEDCGRDAPAITYAQAGALTCQIARGLRALGLAPGFHGAVLSGNAGAAFTALLGVLRAGGVWLPVNARNGVEANIEFLQDMDCDVLFYQARYAGQVAEIRGKLPRIRHCIALDDAQGPDLSVARLVQGHSPEMFAASLQPQGLAMIMGTGGTTGRSKGVMLSHRNLTATMANHLSAMAVTDRMTVLAAAPITHTAGLVSMPFMARGGRVVLMDGIDPQNLLQVIAQERVNMLFLPPTVIYTLLAQPNVRDFDFSTLRYLMYGAAPMSPDKLAEAIDVFGPVMLQIYGQAEVPGAISVLRVEDHFVDGRVAPRQRLLSAGRRFPFTRVAIMDDDGNLLTQPGAVGEIVAQGDIVTAGYYKNPEATAEVQRHGWHCTGDVGYFDEQGFLFIVDRKKDMIVTGGFNVFSSEVEAAVMAHPAVKDCAVIGVPDDKWGEAVRAVIELRPGQSVEPQALIQFVKDRLGSVKAPKEVEIVAQLPRSAVGKVLKKEVRKKYWHAQERMVS, encoded by the coding sequence ATGAATCTGCTGGATTTTTTCGATGCTGGCGTCGCCAGCCACCCGGATGCCCCTTGCTTCGAGGACTGCGGGCGCGATGCCCCGGCCATCACCTATGCGCAGGCGGGAGCGCTGACCTGCCAGATCGCCCGGGGTTTGCGGGCCCTGGGGCTCGCGCCTGGTTTTCACGGCGCGGTACTCAGCGGCAATGCCGGGGCCGCCTTCACGGCGCTGCTGGGGGTGTTGCGCGCTGGCGGCGTCTGGCTGCCCGTCAATGCGCGCAACGGCGTGGAGGCCAACATCGAGTTCCTGCAGGACATGGACTGCGACGTTCTCTTCTACCAGGCCCGCTATGCCGGCCAGGTGGCGGAGATTCGCGGCAAGCTTCCCCGCATCCGCCACTGCATCGCGCTGGACGATGCGCAGGGGCCGGACCTGTCGGTCGCCCGGCTGGTGCAGGGCCATTCGCCCGAGATGTTCGCGGCGTCCCTGCAGCCGCAGGGGCTGGCCATGATCATGGGCACCGGCGGCACCACGGGGCGTTCCAAGGGCGTCATGCTCAGCCACCGCAACCTGACGGCGACCATGGCCAACCACCTGTCGGCCATGGCCGTGACCGACCGTATGACCGTGCTGGCCGCGGCGCCCATCACCCACACGGCGGGGCTGGTGTCGATGCCCTTCATGGCGCGCGGCGGCCGCGTCGTGCTGATGGACGGCATCGACCCGCAGAACCTGCTCCAGGTGATCGCGCAGGAGCGGGTCAACATGCTGTTCCTGCCGCCGACGGTCATCTACACCCTGCTGGCCCAACCCAACGTGCGCGACTTCGACTTTTCCACGCTGCGCTACCTCATGTACGGTGCGGCACCGATGTCGCCCGACAAGCTGGCGGAGGCCATCGATGTCTTCGGCCCCGTGATGCTGCAGATCTATGGCCAGGCGGAAGTGCCCGGCGCGATCTCCGTGCTCCGGGTCGAGGACCATTTCGTCGACGGGCGGGTGGCGCCCCGCCAACGCCTGCTGAGCGCGGGGCGCCGCTTCCCCTTCACGCGGGTGGCGATCATGGACGACGACGGCAACTTGCTCACCCAGCCGGGGGCCGTGGGCGAGATCGTCGCGCAGGGCGACATCGTGACCGCAGGCTACTACAAGAACCCCGAGGCCACGGCCGAAGTGCAGCGCCACGGTTGGCATTGCACGGGCGACGTGGGCTACTTCGACGAGCAGGGCTTCCTGTTCATCGTCGATCGCAAGAAAGACATGATCGTCACAGGCGGTTTCAACGTTTTCTCGTCTGAGGTCGAAGCGGCTGTCATGGCCCATCCGGCCGTGAAGGACTGCGCCGTCATCGGCGTGCCCGATGACAAGTGGGGCGAGGCTGTCAGGGCGGTCATTGAGTTGCGCCCAGGCCAGTCCGTGGAGCCGCAGGCGCTCATCCAGTTCGTCAAGGACCGCCTGGGCAGCGTCAAGGCGCCCAAGGAGGTCGAGATCGTCGCGCAGCTGCCACGCAGCGCGGTGGGCAAGGTCTTGAAGAAGGAAGTCCGCAAGAAGTACTGGCACGCGCAGGAGCGGATGGTTTCCTGA
- a CDS encoding trimeric intracellular cation channel family protein, with product MLPSVSLLESFQASQMSFMLAIHLLAIMAEAMSGALAAGRRNMDIFGVTVIAFVTALGGGTIRDMVLGHYPLGWTQHPEYVYLVIAAGLLTTVVARYMIRLKRVFLLLDALGLVAFSLIGCSAALELGYPGVVVVMAGMITGISGGILRDVLCNQVPVVFRRELYASVSLAVCLLFLVLRAWDVDHDIGTAVCFAGGLALRLAAMRFHWRLPVFSYQQRWE from the coding sequence GTGCTCCCATCGGTCTCCCTGCTGGAGTCGTTCCAGGCCTCGCAGATGAGCTTCATGCTGGCGATCCACCTGCTGGCCATCATGGCCGAGGCCATGTCCGGGGCCCTGGCGGCCGGGCGGCGCAACATGGACATCTTCGGCGTCACGGTGATCGCCTTCGTCACCGCCCTGGGCGGCGGCACGATACGCGACATGGTGCTGGGCCACTACCCGCTGGGCTGGACGCAGCACCCCGAGTACGTGTACCTCGTGATCGCGGCCGGCCTGCTGACCACCGTGGTGGCGCGCTACATGATCCGCCTCAAGCGGGTCTTCCTGCTACTCGATGCCCTGGGGCTGGTCGCGTTTTCGCTGATCGGCTGCAGCGCGGCGCTGGAGTTGGGCTACCCCGGCGTAGTGGTGGTCATGGCCGGCATGATCACCGGCATCAGCGGCGGCATTCTGCGCGACGTGCTGTGCAACCAGGTGCCCGTGGTGTTCCGGCGCGAGCTCTACGCCAGCGTGTCCCTGGCGGTGTGCCTGCTGTTCCTGGTGCTGCGCGCCTGGGACGTGGACCACGACATCGGCACCGCCGTGTGCTTTGCCGGCGGCCTGGCGCTGCGGCTGGCGGCCATGCGCTTTCACTGGCGGCTGCCCGTTTTCTCCTACCAGCAGCGCTGGGAATGA
- a CDS encoding TetR/AcrR family transcriptional regulator — protein sequence MKKKLTDEEFFDALTHLLLAEGIKGLTVGEIATRMHCSRRRLYDIAQTKEEIFCAVVKRFFDGILGQGEALIQREQDLTAALAAYLDVGVQAASRIGVQFLKDVEDSAAARSIFDRYQQARTVRLSQLIDEGVRQGVFAPCHGLVVSELILGAALRLRRPAFLAQANLTIEEAFQEFYRVLLGGLLIDAAAPKVARSGARTSRAAARRASVKKNAGDDEVGTMLMAAWNRD from the coding sequence ATGAAAAAAAAACTCACAGACGAGGAGTTTTTCGATGCGCTGACCCATCTGCTCCTGGCAGAGGGCATCAAAGGCCTGACGGTGGGCGAGATCGCCACACGGATGCACTGCTCGCGGCGCCGCCTCTACGACATTGCACAGACGAAAGAGGAAATCTTCTGCGCGGTGGTGAAACGCTTCTTCGACGGCATCCTGGGCCAGGGCGAAGCACTGATCCAACGTGAACAGGACCTGACGGCAGCGCTCGCCGCCTACCTCGACGTGGGTGTCCAGGCAGCCAGCCGCATAGGCGTCCAGTTCCTGAAAGACGTCGAGGATTCCGCTGCCGCCCGAAGCATCTTCGACCGCTACCAGCAGGCCCGCACCGTGAGACTGTCCCAGCTGATCGACGAGGGGGTGCGCCAGGGCGTCTTCGCCCCCTGCCACGGGCTGGTCGTGTCCGAGCTCATCCTAGGAGCCGCGCTGAGGCTGCGCCGCCCTGCATTCCTCGCCCAGGCCAACCTGACCATCGAGGAGGCCTTCCAGGAGTTCTACCGGGTATTGCTGGGCGGGCTCCTGATCGACGCAGCCGCGCCCAAAGTGGCCCGGAGCGGCGCGCGGACAAGCCGGGCCGCCGCACGGCGCGCGTCCGTGAAGAAAAATGCTGGCGATGATGAAGTCGGCACGATGCTGATGGCCGCCTGGAACCGCGATTAG
- a CDS encoding sulfate ABC transporter substrate-binding protein — translation MKNRRHFIKFPLAAVLAGAMSLTVLPSLAQPAQFLNVSYDPTRELYAEYNQAFARHWKARTGQDVQLRQSHGGSGKQARSIIDGIDADVATLALGGDVDALARHGLLAADWQKRLPHNSAPYTSTIVFLVKKGNPKGLKDWDDLARPGVQVITPNPKTSGGARWNYLAAWEFAKRKYGGDAQARDFVGRLYKNVPVLDTGARGSTITFVQRGVGDVLLAWENEAFLALQEFGKDKFEIVVPSLSILAEPTVAVVDKVVDKKGSRALAEEYLKYLYSDEGQEIAGKNYYRPTSEKARARFDAQFPKLTLVTIDQAFGGWARADKEHFADGASFDQIYTKK, via the coding sequence ATGAAAAATCGCCGCCACTTTATCAAGTTTCCTCTGGCCGCCGTCCTGGCCGGGGCCATGTCCCTGACGGTTTTGCCGTCGCTCGCGCAGCCGGCGCAGTTCCTGAACGTCTCCTACGACCCGACGCGCGAGCTGTACGCCGAGTACAACCAGGCGTTCGCCAGACACTGGAAGGCCAGGACGGGCCAGGACGTGCAACTGCGCCAGTCGCACGGCGGCTCGGGCAAGCAGGCGCGCTCGATCATCGACGGCATCGACGCCGACGTGGCCACGCTGGCCCTGGGCGGCGACGTGGACGCGCTGGCCAGGCACGGGCTGCTGGCTGCCGACTGGCAGAAGCGCCTGCCGCACAACTCGGCGCCCTACACCTCGACCATCGTGTTCCTGGTCAAGAAGGGCAATCCCAAGGGCCTGAAGGACTGGGACGACTTGGCCAGGCCCGGCGTGCAGGTGATCACGCCCAACCCCAAGACCAGTGGCGGCGCGCGCTGGAACTACCTGGCGGCGTGGGAGTTCGCCAAGCGCAAGTACGGCGGCGACGCCCAGGCCAGGGACTTCGTGGGCAGGCTCTACAAGAACGTGCCCGTGCTCGACACCGGCGCGCGCGGCTCCACCATCACCTTCGTGCAGCGCGGCGTGGGCGACGTGCTGCTGGCCTGGGAGAACGAGGCGTTCCTGGCGCTCCAGGAGTTCGGCAAGGACAAGTTCGAGATCGTCGTGCCGTCGCTCTCCATCCTGGCCGAACCCACGGTGGCCGTGGTGGACAAGGTGGTGGACAAGAAGGGCAGCCGTGCGCTGGCCGAGGAGTACCTGAAGTACCTGTACTCCGACGAGGGCCAGGAGATCGCCGGCAAGAACTACTACCGCCCCACGAGCGAGAAGGCCAGGGCCAGGTTCGACGCGCAGTTCCCCAAGCTCACGCTCGTGACCATCGACCAGGCGTTCGGCGGCTGGGCCAGGGCCGACAAGGAGCACTTTGCCGACGGCGCGAGCTTCGACCAGATCTACACCAAGAAATAA
- a CDS encoding oxidative damage protection protein, producing the protein MARTVHCIKLGKEAEGLDFPPYPGELGKRIYENVSKQAWADWLKHQTMLVNENRLNLADARARQYLARQMENHFFGGGADAAAGYVPPSA; encoded by the coding sequence ATGGCACGCACCGTCCACTGCATCAAGCTCGGCAAGGAAGCCGAAGGCCTCGACTTCCCGCCCTACCCCGGCGAGCTCGGCAAGCGCATCTACGAGAACGTGAGCAAGCAAGCCTGGGCCGACTGGCTCAAGCACCAGACGATGCTGGTCAACGAGAACCGCCTGAACCTGGCCGACGCCCGCGCGCGCCAGTACTTGGCGCGCCAGATGGAGAACCATTTCTTCGGCGGCGGCGCGGACGCCGCGGCGGGCTACGTGCCACCCAGCGCCTGA
- the mnmC gene encoding FAD-dependent 5-carboxymethylaminomethyl-2-thiouridine(34) oxidoreductase MnmC, producing the protein MTPRTMPESLSWLPDGTPFSTRFGDRYHGEQGLAQARDVFLHGCGLPQAWAGAQQWRILETGFGFGLNFLATWAAWRADPGRPRLLHFVSLEAWPVPADALLRAAERHPELLPLARELHAQYWGLLPGVHRLWFEGGRVLLTLCVGDAQALLRQQLWEVDSVYLDGFNPQCNPDIWSLETLKAMARHCRRGTRLATWTVARSVRDALAQCGFAVDKVPGLPPKRDNLQARFDPHWQPRTSRQAPEFARPARCLVLGAGLAGATAAASLARRGWQVTVLDAGDTPAAGASGLPAGLFAPHLSPDDNLFARLSRAGVRAMLQQSQALLQEGIDWSPAGVLERRPAGQPGLPAGWHDGPGADWSHTADAGRLADAGLPPDASACWHARAGWVRPPRFIARLLEQPGIAWRPRSAVARLARGAGTWQALDGAGNPLAEAELLLLAAGPACNALLAPLQAPPLPLQPVRGLMSWGPQPAQAQGLPPFAVNGGGALAAHVPCDGGPAWHMGATFERDVDRLPMTAEEQAAAHASNWRRLRALVPAAVPALRAAFEDGQGLRAWAGVRCTAHDRMPIVGPVAPAALPGLWVSTAMGARGLTRAVLCAELLAARLMGEPLPVEARLAQAMGCERL; encoded by the coding sequence ATGACACCCCGCACCATGCCTGAATCCCTCTCCTGGCTGCCCGACGGCACCCCCTTCAGCACGCGCTTCGGCGACCGCTACCACGGCGAGCAGGGCCTGGCCCAGGCGCGCGACGTGTTCCTGCACGGCTGCGGCCTGCCCCAGGCCTGGGCCGGCGCGCAGCAGTGGCGCATCCTGGAAACGGGCTTCGGCTTCGGGCTGAACTTCCTGGCCACCTGGGCCGCCTGGCGCGCCGACCCCGGTCGGCCGCGGCTGCTGCATTTCGTTTCGCTGGAGGCCTGGCCGGTGCCGGCGGACGCGCTCCTGCGCGCGGCCGAGCGCCACCCCGAACTGCTGCCCCTGGCCCGGGAGCTGCACGCCCAGTACTGGGGCCTGCTGCCCGGCGTGCACCGCCTGTGGTTCGAGGGCGGGCGCGTACTGCTGACCCTGTGCGTGGGCGACGCCCAGGCGCTGCTGCGCCAGCAGCTGTGGGAGGTGGATTCCGTGTATCTGGACGGCTTCAACCCCCAGTGCAACCCCGACATCTGGAGCCTGGAGACCCTCAAGGCCATGGCGCGCCACTGCCGCCGCGGCACGCGTCTGGCCACCTGGACGGTGGCGCGCAGCGTGCGCGACGCGCTCGCGCAATGCGGCTTCGCGGTCGACAAGGTGCCCGGCCTGCCACCCAAGCGCGACAACCTGCAGGCCCGGTTCGATCCGCACTGGCAGCCGCGCACCAGCCGCCAGGCACCCGAGTTCGCTCGGCCTGCGCGCTGCCTGGTGCTGGGCGCGGGTCTGGCCGGCGCCACCGCCGCCGCCAGCCTGGCGCGCCGCGGCTGGCAGGTGACGGTGCTGGACGCGGGGGACACGCCCGCCGCCGGCGCCTCGGGCCTGCCGGCGGGGCTGTTCGCGCCCCACCTCTCGCCCGACGACAACCTGTTCGCCCGCCTCTCGCGCGCCGGCGTGCGCGCCATGCTGCAGCAATCGCAGGCGCTTTTGCAGGAAGGCATCGACTGGAGCCCGGCCGGCGTGCTGGAGCGCCGCCCCGCGGGCCAGCCGGGCCTGCCCGCCGGCTGGCACGACGGCCCCGGCGCCGACTGGAGCCACACGGCCGACGCCGGGCGGCTGGCCGATGCCGGCCTGCCGCCGGACGCCAGCGCCTGCTGGCACGCGCGCGCCGGCTGGGTGCGCCCGCCGCGCTTCATCGCGCGGCTGCTGGAGCAGCCCGGCATAGCCTGGCGGCCGCGCAGCGCCGTGGCCCGCCTGGCGCGCGGCGCCGGCACCTGGCAGGCGCTGGACGGCGCCGGCAACCCGCTGGCCGAGGCCGAGCTGCTGCTGCTGGCCGCCGGCCCGGCCTGCAACGCCCTGCTGGCGCCGCTGCAGGCACCGCCGCTGCCGCTGCAGCCGGTGCGCGGCCTGATGTCCTGGGGCCCGCAGCCCGCGCAGGCGCAGGGCCTGCCGCCCTTCGCCGTCAATGGCGGCGGCGCACTGGCCGCCCACGTGCCCTGCGACGGCGGCCCGGCCTGGCACATGGGCGCCACCTTCGAGCGCGACGTGGACCGCCTGCCGATGACCGCTGAGGAACAGGCCGCCGCCCACGCCAGCAACTGGCGGCGCCTGCGGGCGCTGGTGCCGGCGGCGGTGCCAGCGCTGCGCGCGGCCTTCGAGGACGGCCAGGGCCTGCGCGCCTGGGCCGGCGTGCGCTGCACGGCGCACGACCGCATGCCCATCGTCGGCCCGGTGGCGCCCGCCGCCCTGCCAGGCCTGTGGGTCAGCACCGCCATGGGCGCGCGCGGCCTGACGCGCGCCGTGCTATGCGCCGAGCTGCTGGCCGCCCGCCTGATGGGCGAGCCCCTGCCGGTGGAGGCCCGGCTGGCCCAGGCCATGGGCTGCGAACGGCTGTAG